In Lacibacter sp. H375, one DNA window encodes the following:
- the ftsZ gene encoding cell division protein FtsZ, which translates to MIHFDLPKEKSSIIKVIGVGGGGSNAVNHMHAQVIEGVNFIICNTDAQAIAQSMVPNKVQLGPHLTQGLGAGANPEIGRQATEESLEELKTMLEVNTKMAFITAGMGGGTGTGGAPIIAKICKDLGILTVGIVTTPFGYEGKKRIQQAEDGIGRLKEYVDTLLVISNDKLRHQFGNLKMKEAFSKADNVLATAAKCITDVINSTGQINVDFADVCTVMKNGGVAILGNASANGDNRAQRAIEEALNSPLLNDNDIKGAKWILININSAEGEHEFTMDEVEIIQNHLLSQAGENTDVILGLGYDSTLGDKIGITLIATGFEAKDPFDKKPAVVEEVKPKTEKIVMTLAEPEKKAYSQPALFAEEPKPTPAPAPAPVENVAPAVTKEVNLQPVLSTEAPVVKVEVTAAPVVETEKIEFVLEPIAPVQTMQPEVTAPVAEVNEEVVMKQPVQEVKPTSAFLKKPTMIYVETEEESIPEIKAEEKPVESPVQQLHIVKDEEESFEMQLVEKKEQPTAEKELRADQNVHLASSEEPPVTDEAEEQRKKAADRLQKLRNLSFNIHGSDPNNEFDTVPAYLRRNLELYNTISPAENFYSNYTVQSDENNQAQINTINTFLDGKKPD; encoded by the coding sequence ATGATACATTTTGATCTGCCAAAGGAAAAGTCATCCATCATCAAAGTAATTGGTGTTGGTGGCGGTGGTAGCAATGCAGTAAATCACATGCATGCTCAAGTTATTGAAGGAGTAAATTTTATTATTTGTAATACAGATGCACAGGCAATTGCGCAAAGCATGGTGCCAAATAAAGTGCAGTTAGGTCCGCATTTAACGCAGGGCCTTGGTGCAGGTGCCAATCCTGAAATTGGAAGACAGGCAACAGAGGAAAGTTTAGAAGAATTAAAAACGATGCTGGAGGTGAATACCAAGATGGCGTTCATTACTGCAGGTATGGGCGGTGGTACCGGTACGGGTGGTGCACCCATCATTGCAAAAATTTGTAAGGATCTCGGCATTCTTACTGTTGGTATTGTTACAACACCATTTGGTTACGAAGGAAAGAAACGTATTCAGCAAGCAGAAGATGGCATTGGACGTTTGAAAGAATATGTTGATACATTACTTGTGATCAGCAATGATAAACTGCGTCACCAGTTTGGTAACTTGAAAATGAAAGAAGCATTTTCAAAAGCAGATAATGTATTAGCAACTGCTGCAAAATGTATTACTGATGTTATTAACAGTACTGGTCAGATCAACGTCGATTTTGCGGATGTATGTACTGTAATGAAAAACGGTGGTGTGGCTATTCTTGGTAATGCAAGTGCAAATGGTGATAACCGTGCACAGCGTGCTATTGAAGAGGCATTGAATTCACCATTGTTGAATGATAATGATATTAAAGGCGCAAAATGGATACTTATTAATATCAATAGTGCAGAAGGTGAGCATGAGTTCACCATGGATGAAGTTGAGATTATTCAAAACCATTTGTTGTCACAAGCTGGTGAAAACACCGATGTGATCCTTGGTTTAGGTTATGATAGTACGTTAGGTGATAAGATCGGTATTACACTTATTGCAACAGGATTCGAAGCAAAAGATCCATTCGATAAAAAACCTGCTGTTGTTGAAGAAGTAAAACCGAAAACAGAAAAGATCGTTATGACTTTGGCTGAGCCAGAGAAAAAAGCATATTCACAGCCCGCTCTTTTTGCGGAGGAGCCGAAGCCAACTCCGGCACCTGCTCCGGCTCCTGTTGAAAATGTTGCCCCTGCCGTTACTAAAGAGGTAAATCTGCAACCTGTTTTATCAACTGAAGCACCTGTTGTAAAAGTGGAAGTAACAGCAGCACCTGTTGTTGAAACAGAGAAGATCGAATTTGTATTAGAGCCAATTGCTCCTGTACAAACTATGCAACCTGAAGTAACAGCTCCGGTTGCAGAAGTGAACGAAGAAGTGGTAATGAAACAGCCGGTTCAGGAAGTAAAACCTACAAGTGCATTCCTGAAGAAGCCAACGATGATTTATGTAGAAACAGAAGAAGAATCCATTCCGGAAATAAAGGCCGAAGAAAAACCGGTTGAATCTCCCGTACAACAATTGCACATTGTAAAGGACGAGGAAGAGTCGTTCGAAATGCAGTTGGTGGAGAAAAAAGAACAACCAACGGCGGAGAAAGAGCTTAGGGCCGATCAAAATGTTCATCTTGCTTCTTCGGAAGAGCCTCCGGTAACGGATGAGGCAGAAGAGCAACGGAAAAAAGCAGCCGATCGTTTACAGAAGTTGAGAAACCTCTCGTTTAACATTCATGGCAGCGATCCGAATAATGAGTTTGACACTGTGCCGGCATATCTCCGCCGTAATTTAGAATTGTACAATACAATTTCGCCTGCAGAAAATTTCTACAGCAATTACACTGTACAAAGCGATGAGAATAACCAGGCGCAGATCAATACCATCAACACATTTTTAGATGGTAAAAAACCAGATTAA
- the ftsA gene encoding cell division protein FtsA, with protein sequence MTTESPTNGTAMSAQAVNNNPIIVGLDIGTTKIAAIAGRKNEFGKLEILGFGRANSSGVQHGMVLNIDQTIKAIEQALQNCYASNPNLEINEVYVGIAGHHIKSLQTRGDIVRQNNEEEIAQREIDQLIGDQYKTYIPAGDQIIDVIPQEFTVDNFQNIPNPIGYSGVKVGANFHIITGDKNAIRNINRSVEKSNLKVRDLVLQPLASAAAVMCEHDLEAGVAIVDIGGGTTDLAVFYEGILKHTAVIPFGGENITNDIKMGLGVLRTQAEQMKVQFGSALADEAKSNAFITIPGIRGMAPKEISVKNLAHIIQARMSEIMDFVTYHLKQVGLDNRMLNGGIVLTGGGSQLKHLIQLTEYVTGLNARIGFPNEHLAPGHIDELAKPMYSTCIGLIMKGYNVFENTQNKLKGIEIKEEPVAEVVNVYDEQSETHVVRVKKRKSLKGFMDSIKDGLIDLFNEEEDRKL encoded by the coding sequence ATGACAACGGAATCACCCACAAACGGAACAGCAATGAGCGCACAGGCTGTCAATAACAACCCCATCATCGTGGGATTGGATATTGGTACAACCAAGATCGCTGCTATTGCCGGACGTAAGAATGAGTTCGGCAAACTTGAAATTCTTGGCTTTGGTCGTGCAAACTCCAGCGGTGTGCAACACGGCATGGTGTTAAACATCGATCAAACAATTAAAGCTATTGAACAGGCTTTACAAAATTGCTATGCAAGCAACCCAAATCTTGAGATCAACGAAGTATACGTTGGTATTGCAGGCCATCACATTAAATCATTGCAAACACGTGGCGATATTGTTCGTCAGAACAACGAAGAAGAAATTGCGCAACGTGAAATTGATCAGCTCATCGGCGATCAATACAAAACATATATTCCTGCAGGTGATCAGATCATTGATGTGATACCACAGGAATTCACCGTGGATAACTTTCAAAACATTCCTAACCCAATTGGTTATAGTGGCGTGAAAGTTGGAGCAAACTTCCACATCATCACCGGCGATAAAAATGCGATCCGCAATATTAATCGCAGTGTTGAGAAGAGTAATTTGAAAGTAAGAGATCTTGTATTGCAACCTTTGGCATCTGCTGCTGCTGTTATGTGCGAGCATGATCTTGAAGCAGGTGTTGCCATTGTTGATATTGGTGGTGGCACAACTGATCTCGCAGTTTTTTATGAAGGTATTTTAAAACATACTGCAGTTATTCCATTCGGTGGTGAGAATATTACCAACGATATTAAAATGGGATTAGGTGTATTGCGTACACAGGCAGAACAAATGAAAGTGCAGTTTGGTAGTGCCTTGGCTGATGAAGCAAAATCAAATGCGTTCATCACTATTCCTGGCATTCGTGGAATGGCGCCGAAAGAGATCAGTGTAAAAAATCTTGCGCACATCATCCAGGCACGTATGAGTGAGATCATGGATTTTGTAACCTATCATTTAAAGCAGGTTGGTTTAGATAACCGCATGCTCAATGGTGGTATTGTGTTAACAGGTGGTGGTTCACAATTGAAACATCTTATTCAGTTAACAGAATATGTAACAGGATTGAATGCACGTATCGGTTTCCCGAACGAACATTTGGCTCCGGGTCATATTGATGAGTTGGCTAAGCCAATGTATTCAACATGTATCGGTTTGATCATGAAAGGCTATAATGTATTCGAGAACACACAGAACAAGTTGAAAGGAATTGAAATAAAAGAAGAACCGGTTGCAGAAGTAGTGAATGTATACGATGAGCAATCTGAAACGCATGTGGTGCGTGTTAAAAAACGCAAGAGCCTGAAAGGATTTATGGACAGCATTAAAGACGGGCTGATTGATTTGTTTAACGAAGAAGAAGATCGCAAGCTTTAA
- a CDS encoding cell division protein FtsQ/DivIB, whose amino-acid sequence MSSKKFSWKKLVLTVMWTVVCTATIVLLVAAARNKNGKRCKDVIVNITGVDGTEYVSKKQILNTISGGRPDLMKGAPVKTFDLQQLEELLERNLWIRNAELFFDNNDVLHADITEREPVARVFMVNGQSFYIDDMGEQLPITNDQVARVPVFTSFPNETTVAKKKDSLLQEQVKEMGHYLIKNDFWMAQVDQVNINNYEFELVPKLGNHLIQFGNTEKMEQKFNRLLLFYKNIMNKTGWNYYSALDVRYDKQLVAVRRDSVSLFKSFVVEQNNYEVSRAIDTSYINSDTTLTTEKPLINQDPNSLLTSGTYKREPTSAEPVLKSATVKPETNENRNAMKNQLPTPTVKTIVQNPKPTEQKPKPKTEEESVLNEAKSQPVKKQPKAVMKKKENE is encoded by the coding sequence ATGAGCAGTAAGAAATTTTCGTGGAAGAAGTTAGTACTCACTGTCATGTGGACGGTGGTTTGTACGGCAACAATTGTGCTGCTGGTTGCTGCTGCCCGTAATAAAAACGGAAAGCGCTGCAAAGATGTTATTGTAAATATTACAGGAGTTGATGGAACGGAGTATGTGAGTAAAAAGCAAATACTGAATACGATCTCCGGTGGTCGTCCTGATCTGATGAAAGGTGCGCCTGTTAAAACATTTGATCTGCAACAGCTGGAAGAACTGCTGGAACGTAATCTCTGGATACGTAATGCAGAATTGTTCTTTGATAATAATGATGTACTGCATGCTGATATAACAGAACGTGAACCTGTGGCTAGAGTGTTTATGGTAAATGGTCAGTCGTTTTATATTGATGACATGGGCGAACAGTTGCCGATCACCAACGACCAGGTTGCACGTGTACCTGTGTTTACATCTTTCCCGAATGAAACAACGGTTGCAAAAAAGAAAGATAGTTTGTTACAGGAGCAGGTGAAAGAAATGGGCCACTACTTAATAAAGAATGATTTCTGGATGGCACAGGTTGATCAGGTGAACATCAACAACTATGAATTTGAATTGGTACCCAAGCTTGGGAATCATCTTATTCAATTTGGCAATACAGAGAAAATGGAGCAGAAGTTTAATCGCCTGCTGTTGTTTTATAAAAACATCATGAATAAAACCGGCTGGAATTATTACAGCGCATTAGATGTGCGTTATGATAAACAACTGGTGGCTGTTAGAAGAGACAGTGTAAGCCTGTTCAAAAGTTTTGTGGTAGAACAAAATAATTATGAAGTGAGCAGGGCTATTGATACAAGTTATATAAACAGCGACACAACATTAACAACTGAAAAACCACTTATAAACCAAGACCCAAACAGTTTGCTTACCTCCGGGACCTATAAGAGAGAACCAACATCCGCAGAGCCCGTTTTAAAGTCCGCTACTGTGAAACCAGAGACAAATGAAAATCGCAATGCGATGAAAAACCAACTCCCTACCCCTACAGTAAAAACCATTGTACAGAATCCAAAACCAACTGAACAAAAACCTAAGCCTAAGACCGAAGAAGAAAGTGTGTTGAATGAGGCGAAGAGCCAACCTGTGAAAAAACAACCTAAAGCAGTGATGAAGAAGAAAGAGAATGAGTGA
- the murC gene encoding UDP-N-acetylmuramate--L-alanine ligase yields the protein MIQLNDIKAVYFVGIGGIGMSAIARFFNENGVKVSGYDKTVTPLTSQLEAEGIEVNYSEDVDRIPKDVQLVVYTPAIPKEHKEYQYYLQNGYSVVKRSDVLQIITQSSLNICVAGTHGKTTISTMTGHLLRHSGFGCNAFLGGIAVNYNRNFWASDNNVCVVEADEYDRSFHKLSPDIAVITAMDADHLDIYGTAEAMEEAFIEFTRKIKPGGWLISKHGLKRYNDLVADNHITYHLNDTNATVHSTNLKVQNGSYVFDVVFGDWILKDVLLNVGGLHNVENGLAAIAVAHVLKIDDEKIKEAVTAFKGVKRRFEYVIAPGEGEVVFVDDYAHHPEELRALITGARSLFEDKKLVLVFQPHLFTRTRDLADGFAASLDMADEVILLPIYPARELPIEGVTSELILNKMKLKKKQILSKEELLNEVKSKVNKDVVFVTAGAGDIDAMLLELKKKIEA from the coding sequence ATGATTCAGTTGAACGATATAAAGGCAGTGTACTTCGTAGGAATTGGTGGCATTGGTATGAGTGCAATTGCAAGGTTCTTTAATGAGAATGGAGTGAAGGTGAGTGGTTACGATAAAACGGTTACACCACTTACATCGCAATTGGAAGCAGAAGGAATTGAAGTGAATTACAGTGAAGATGTTGATCGTATTCCGAAAGATGTGCAATTGGTGGTTTACACACCTGCTATTCCGAAGGAACATAAAGAGTATCAGTATTATCTGCAGAATGGATACAGCGTAGTAAAGAGGAGTGATGTTTTGCAGATCATTACGCAAAGTTCTTTGAATATATGTGTAGCAGGTACGCATGGTAAAACAACCATCAGTACCATGACGGGTCATTTGCTGCGCCACAGTGGTTTTGGTTGTAATGCTTTTCTCGGCGGTATTGCGGTGAATTATAATCGCAACTTCTGGGCAAGCGATAACAATGTGTGTGTGGTGGAAGCCGATGAATATGATCGTTCATTTCATAAGCTGAGTCCGGATATTGCAGTGATCACTGCAATGGATGCAGATCATTTAGATATCTATGGAACTGCTGAAGCAATGGAAGAAGCCTTCATTGAGTTTACAAGAAAAATTAAACCCGGTGGATGGCTCATCAGCAAGCATGGATTGAAACGATACAATGATCTGGTTGCAGACAATCACATTACTTATCACCTCAATGATACAAATGCCACGGTTCATTCAACGAATCTAAAAGTACAAAACGGCAGTTATGTCTTTGATGTGGTGTTTGGTGATTGGATATTAAAAGATGTGTTGTTGAATGTTGGTGGGCTGCATAATGTTGAAAATGGTTTAGCAGCTATTGCAGTTGCGCATGTATTGAAGATCGATGATGAAAAAATAAAAGAAGCAGTAACTGCATTTAAAGGAGTGAAGAGACGATTTGAATATGTGATTGCGCCCGGTGAAGGAGAAGTGGTGTTTGTAGATGATTATGCACACCATCCGGAAGAGTTGAGAGCGCTAATCACCGGAGCAAGAAGTTTGTTTGAAGATAAAAAACTGGTGCTGGTATTTCAACCGCACCTGTTTACAAGAACAAGAGACTTAGCTGATGGTTTTGCAGCAAGTCTTGATATGGCTGATGAAGTAATTCTCTTGCCGATTTATCCGGCACGTGAATTACCGATTGAAGGAGTAACAAGCGAACTCATCTTAAACAAGATGAAATTGAAAAAGAAGCAGATATTATCAAAAGAAGAGTTGTTGAATGAGGTAAAGAGTAAAGTAAATAAAGATGTGGTGTTTGTAACAGCAGGTGCAGGAGATATTGATGCGATGTTACTAGAGTTAAAAAAGAAGATAGAAGCATAA
- the murG gene encoding undecaprenyldiphospho-muramoylpentapeptide beta-N-acetylglucosaminyltransferase: MSVKIILAGGGTGGHIFPAVAIANAIRKQQPDAEILFVGAKGRMEMEKVPQAGYDIKGIDIIGFNRSSLIKNVGLPFKLIRSFVQVRSIINQFKPDAVIGVGGYSSFPVLRFAQGKGIASFIHESNSFAGKANIMLGKKATKVFVASDGMEKFFPAQKIMITGNPVRASISLSTITKEEGLKYFGLETTKKTVLVVGGSLGARSINEAIDAGLDEFEMNNLQLIWQTGKIYAETAKARAAGKYHVWVNEFISQMEHAYSAADVVISRAGAMAIAEICLVAKPAVFVPYPHAAEDHQTVNAKHLVAKHAGLMVKDSEAKEKLVSSIIALAKDEAKQNELKQHIAKLGVADADTVIATEVLKLIKK; this comes from the coding sequence ATGAGTGTAAAGATCATACTTGCAGGTGGTGGAACTGGCGGCCATATTTTTCCGGCCGTTGCAATTGCCAATGCGATTAGAAAACAACAGCCCGATGCTGAGATATTGTTTGTTGGAGCAAAAGGCAGAATGGAAATGGAAAAAGTGCCGCAGGCAGGTTATGATATTAAGGGTATAGATATTATAGGTTTTAACAGAAGTTCTTTGATAAAAAATGTGGGTTTGCCGTTTAAGTTGATACGAAGCTTTGTACAGGTGCGATCGATTATCAACCAATTTAAACCAGACGCAGTGATAGGAGTTGGCGGCTATTCCAGTTTTCCGGTGTTGCGTTTTGCCCAGGGTAAAGGCATTGCATCCTTTATTCATGAAAGCAACTCGTTTGCAGGAAAGGCGAATATTATGTTGGGAAAGAAAGCAACAAAAGTATTTGTAGCCAGCGATGGGATGGAAAAGTTTTTTCCGGCACAAAAGATCATGATCACCGGTAATCCTGTTCGTGCTTCTATTTCGCTTTCTACTATAACGAAGGAAGAAGGGTTAAAATACTTTGGTTTGGAAACAACAAAGAAAACGGTGCTCGTGGTTGGCGGAAGTTTGGGTGCAAGGAGTATTAACGAAGCAATTGATGCCGGGCTTGATGAATTTGAAATGAATAATCTGCAACTCATTTGGCAAACAGGGAAAATATATGCTGAAACAGCAAAGGCAAGAGCAGCAGGAAAATACCATGTGTGGGTGAATGAATTTATCAGTCAAATGGAACATGCTTACTCTGCCGCTGACGTAGTGATCTCTAGAGCAGGTGCAATGGCCATTGCTGAGATTTGTTTGGTGGCAAAGCCGGCAGTGTTTGTTCCTTATCCGCATGCAGCTGAAGATCACCAAACAGTAAACGCTAAACATTTGGTTGCGAAACATGCCGGATTGATGGTGAAGGACAGTGAAGCAAAAGAAAAATTAGTAAGCAGCATCATTGCATTGGCAAAAGATGAAGCAAAGCAAAATGAATTGAAACAACATATTGCAAAACTGGGTGTGGCAGATGCCGATACAGTGATTGCAACAGAAGTATTGAAGTTGATAAAGAAATGA
- a CDS encoding FtsW/RodA/SpoVE family cell cycle protein: protein MSQIANISSKFSAAGLRDKTRGDKVIWAIVVVLSLVSLLVVYSATNSLAYKLYKGNTYVYLFKQIAFISLGIIIVYFAHRVNYTIYSRVAKMLFYISILLLIYTLFFGATINDGSRWIKLPIINLTVQTSDIAKLALFMYLSRLLSKKQHVIKDFKKGFIPMMIPIVVICGLIAPANLSTALLTGATSMLLLFIGRISFKHIALVAAAVMVPVIILIGIASAYYDKEEGKTKELPALLSAGRIPTWIKRVQDFVYAGKGEAPYQVQQAKIAVAKGGVFGLGPGNSEQRNFLPHPYSDYIYAIIIEEYGIIGAAFIVFIYMVFLFRSIRLFRKCPYAFGAFLALALSFTLVIQAMTNMAVNVGLFPVTGVTLPLVSMGGSSFLFTCLSIGIILSVARNVEDAEGKAENVKEELA, encoded by the coding sequence ATGAGTCAAATCGCAAACATATCATCTAAATTTTCAGCGGCAGGGCTTCGGGATAAAACCCGTGGCGATAAAGTGATCTGGGCAATCGTGGTTGTATTGTCGCTGGTGAGTTTATTGGTAGTGTACAGCGCCACCAACTCTTTGGCTTATAAATTATACAAAGGCAATACCTACGTTTATCTTTTTAAACAGATCGCATTTATTTCGTTGGGTATTATCATTGTTTACTTTGCGCACAGGGTAAACTATACCATTTATTCAAGAGTAGCGAAGATGTTGTTTTACATCTCCATCCTGTTACTCATTTATACATTGTTCTTTGGTGCAACGATCAACGATGGCAGCCGTTGGATTAAGTTGCCCATCATCAATCTTACAGTACAAACCTCCGACATTGCCAAGTTGGCTTTGTTCATGTACCTGTCGAGATTGTTATCAAAGAAGCAACATGTCATCAAAGATTTCAAAAAAGGATTTATTCCAATGATGATACCTATTGTGGTCATCTGCGGACTAATTGCACCTGCGAATCTTTCAACCGCATTGCTCACCGGTGCAACAAGTATGTTGTTGTTGTTTATCGGTCGTATAAGTTTCAAGCATATTGCGTTGGTTGCTGCGGCTGTAATGGTACCGGTAATTATCCTGATTGGTATTGCCAGTGCCTACTACGATAAAGAAGAAGGAAAAACAAAAGAGTTGCCGGCTCTTTTATCAGCAGGACGCATACCAACATGGATCAAGCGTGTGCAGGATTTTGTATATGCCGGAAAAGGTGAAGCGCCTTACCAGGTACAACAGGCAAAGATCGCAGTTGCAAAAGGTGGTGTGTTTGGATTAGGGCCAGGCAACAGTGAGCAACGCAATTTCTTACCACATCCTTATTCGGATTATATCTATGCAATTATTATAGAAGAGTATGGAATAATTGGTGCGGCATTCATCGTGTTTATCTATATGGTATTTCTGTTCAGGAGTATAAGATTATTTAGAAAGTGTCCGTATGCTTTTGGTGCATTCCTTGCATTGGCGTTGAGTTTTACACTCGTGATACAAGCCATGACAAACATGGCGGTGAATGTGGGATTGTTCCCGGTAACAGGTGTAACGCTTCCATTGGTGAGCATGGGCGGTAGTAGCTTTTTGTTTACCTGTTTATCCATCGGTATCATTTTAAGTGTGGCGAGAAATGTGGAAGATGCAGAAGGGAAAGCAGAGAACGTTAAAGAAGAGTTGGCATGA
- the murD gene encoding UDP-N-acetylmuramoyl-L-alanine--D-glutamate ligase, whose protein sequence is MAHKCYILGGGESGAGAAILAKKQGYDVFVSDAGPIKNIYKEELKEYGIEFEESMHSEEKILSADEIVKSPGIPEKSEMMKKIRKQGIPVISEVELAYRFKGNSKIVAITGSNGKTTTTSLAYHICKHAGLDCALVGNIGISIAKQVAIDPKEVYIAELSSFQLDDIKEFKAEIAILTNITEDHLDRYEYRFENYINAKFKILNNQTKDDFFIYCADDPVTVKYLKKLTLQSTPLPFTMKQEPQKGAFIKDGTMTIAVNDDKVTMSVDDFKIKGKHNQYNTMAAGIAAATLGIRKEKIREAVTTFESLEHRMEMVAMVKGVEYINDSKATNINSTWYALESMTHPTILILGGVDKGNDYEVLKELVKEKVKAIVCLGLDNRKIHEAFGDTVSLIVNTTSAEDAVRAAYHFAEKGDAVLLSPACASFDLFKNYEDRGNQFKQAVRDL, encoded by the coding sequence ATGGCACACAAATGTTACATACTTGGTGGCGGCGAAAGTGGAGCAGGCGCTGCTATTCTTGCAAAGAAGCAAGGGTATGATGTATTTGTGAGCGATGCAGGACCTATCAAAAACATTTACAAAGAAGAGTTGAAGGAGTACGGAATTGAGTTTGAAGAGAGCATGCACAGCGAAGAAAAAATTCTGAGTGCAGATGAAATTGTAAAGAGCCCCGGCATTCCTGAGAAGAGTGAAATGATGAAGAAGATACGCAAGCAAGGCATTCCTGTAATCAGTGAGGTGGAGTTGGCATATCGTTTTAAAGGTAACAGCAAGATCGTTGCAATTACCGGAAGCAATGGTAAAACCACTACCACATCATTAGCGTATCACATTTGCAAACATGCAGGATTGGATTGCGCATTGGTGGGTAACATCGGTATCAGCATTGCAAAACAAGTTGCTATTGATCCAAAGGAAGTATATATCGCTGAGCTCAGCAGTTTTCAGCTCGATGATATTAAGGAGTTCAAAGCGGAGATCGCTATACTCACCAATATTACCGAAGATCATTTAGACAGGTACGAATACAGGTTTGAAAATTATATCAACGCAAAATTTAAGATCCTCAATAACCAAACGAAAGACGATTTTTTCATTTACTGTGCCGATGACCCGGTTACAGTAAAGTATTTAAAAAAACTTACTCTCCAATCAACCCCATTACCATTCACCATGAAACAGGAACCACAAAAAGGCGCTTTCATCAAAGACGGCACCATGACGATTGCAGTGAACGACGACAAAGTAACAATGAGCGTAGACGATTTTAAGATCAAGGGTAAACACAACCAGTACAACACCATGGCAGCAGGTATTGCAGCGGCTACTTTAGGTATCCGCAAAGAAAAGATCAGGGAGGCCGTTACCACATTCGAAAGCCTTGAGCATAGAATGGAAATGGTGGCAATGGTAAAAGGAGTTGAATACATCAACGACAGTAAAGCAACCAACATCAATTCTACCTGGTATGCGTTGGAGAGTATGACGCATCCAACCATTCTGATTCTTGGTGGTGTTGATAAAGGAAATGATTACGAAGTATTAAAAGAACTGGTGAAGGAAAAAGTAAAAGCAATTGTTTGTCTTGGGTTAGACAACAGAAAAATTCACGAAGCATTTGGTGATACAGTTTCATTGATCGTGAATACCACCAGTGCGGAAGATGCAGTAAGAGCAGCTTACCATTTTGCAGAAAAAGGTGATGCAGTATTGCTGAGCCCGGCTTGTGCAAGTTTCGATCTGTTTAAAAATTATGAAGACAGGGGTAACCAGTTTAAACAAGCAGTAAGAGATCTGTAA
- the mraY gene encoding phospho-N-acetylmuramoyl-pentapeptide-transferase: protein MLKNLFDWLNSIGIKFPGDNLFQFITSRVMLAVLLSLIISTVFGKKLINYLRKRQVGETVRDLGLAGEQQKKGTPTMGGLIIILAIVVPTLLLADVSKVYILLMLFATIWMGMIGFIDDYLKLRAKRLAQEQGVNYKKGDKDGLAGWFKVLGQVVLGVAVATTLMFNDSVSAYREFTGTELPADAQTRKPKLDGEEKIMIKADGPITTIPFVKGHEFNYSKLLPKAIRGATWLLYVMIVVFIVTAVSNGANITDGIDGLATGVSAVIGICLGIFAYASGNIRLADYLNILYIPGIGELSIFIAAMVGACIGFLWYNSYPAQVFMGDTGSLMLGGVIASLAFLVRKELLIPIFCGVFLVENLSVVLQVGYFKYTKRKYGEGRRIFLMSPLHHHYQKKGFHESKIVTRFWIVTILCVVLAIVTLKIR, encoded by the coding sequence ATGTTAAAGAACTTATTTGATTGGTTGAACAGTATCGGGATAAAATTCCCGGGCGACAATCTGTTCCAGTTCATCACCAGCAGGGTGATGCTGGCTGTATTGTTATCACTGATCATTTCAACTGTGTTCGGTAAAAAACTCATCAACTATCTGCGCAAACGGCAGGTTGGTGAAACGGTTCGTGATCTTGGATTAGCAGGTGAACAACAAAAGAAAGGAACACCAACAATGGGTGGTCTTATCATCATCCTTGCGATTGTAGTTCCTACTTTATTGTTAGCAGATGTGAGCAAAGTGTATATCCTGCTCATGTTGTTTGCAACAATATGGATGGGGATGATCGGCTTCATTGATGATTATTTGAAACTCCGTGCAAAACGTTTGGCACAGGAGCAAGGTGTTAATTATAAGAAAGGGGATAAAGATGGATTGGCAGGTTGGTTTAAAGTATTAGGACAAGTTGTATTAGGTGTAGCAGTTGCAACAACATTAATGTTTAATGATTCTGTGAGTGCCTACCGTGAGTTTACAGGAACAGAACTACCAGCGGATGCACAAACAAGGAAACCAAAGCTGGATGGCGAAGAAAAAATCATGATTAAAGCAGATGGACCTATCACCACCATTCCATTTGTGAAGGGACATGAATTTAATTATTCAAAACTATTGCCGAAAGCAATCCGTGGTGCCACATGGTTATTGTATGTAATGATCGTCGTGTTTATTGTAACTGCAGTATCAAACGGTGCAAACATTACAGATGGGATTGATGGTTTAGCAACAGGTGTATCGGCGGTAATTGGAATATGTCTGGGCATATTCGCTTATGCAAGTGGTAACATTCGCTTAGCCGATTATCTCAACATTTTATATATACCCGGAATTGGTGAGTTATCCATTTTCATTGCTGCAATGGTTGGTGCATGTATCGGTTTTCTCTGGTACAACTCTTATCCGGCACAAGTGTTCATGGGCGATACCGGTAGTTTAATGTTAGGCGGTGTAATTGCATCATTAGCATTTTTAGTAAGAAAAGAATTATTGATACCCATTTTCTGCGGAGTGTTTTTAGTAGAAAACCTGAGTGTGGTGCTGCAGGTTGGCTACTTCAAATACACAAAGCGAAAATATGGTGAAGGCAGAAGGATATTTTTAATGAGTCCGTTGCATCATCATTATCAGAAAAAAGGATTTCATGAGAGTAAGATCGTCACCCGCTTTTGGATCGTAACGATTCTTTGTGTGGTGCTGGCGATTGTAACACTCAAAATCCGTTAA